A window of the Fulvia fulva chromosome 3, complete sequence genome harbors these coding sequences:
- a CDS encoding Carbamoyl-phosphate synthase arginine-specific large chain, whose product MALSGKLARELFQKAQHAAPRIARRTFVSQQQQTTRCLQHETTSKPVQRQQLRHFSRSSKHAASQADVAPNAKAYLDSGAIAGGQNLVDVEKVLVIGSGGLSIGQAGEFDYSGSQALKALKEAGIKSVLINPNIATIQTAHVLADEVYYLPITPEYVTYVIEKERPDGIFLSFGGQTALNLGVQMNKMGIFDRYNVKVLGTSIRTLETSEDRDLFAKALKEIDIPIAESIAVSTVDEALDAADKVGYPIIVRAAYALGGLGSGFADNAEELRNMAARSLTLSPQILVEKSLKGWKEAEYEVVRDASDNCITVCNMENFDPLGVHTGDSIVVSPSQTLSDEEYHMLRTAAIKIVRHLGVVGECNVQYALQPDGLDYRVIEVNARLSRSSALASKATGYPLAYTAAKIGLGHTLPELPNAVTRTTTANFEPSLDYIVTKIPRWDLVKFQNVDRHIGSAMKSIGEVMAIGRTFEESFQKAIRQVDPRFDGLCGDKFDDLDDVLKNPTDRRWLAVGQAMLHEGYSVEKVNELSKIDKWFLYKIQNIVDTTHELEDIGSLFGVKKELMLKAKKQGFSDRQIARAVNSSEDEVRARRKNFGIRPWVKKIDTLAAEFPADTNYLYTTYNASSHDVKFDDHGIIVLGSGVYRIGSSVEFDWCAVNATLSLKELGKKTAMINYNPETYSTDFDVPDRLYFEELSYERVIDIYELESATGVVVSVGGQLPQNIALKLQETGKAKVLGTDPKDIDKAEDRQKFSEILDSIGVDQPAWKELTSVKDAKDFADSVSYPVLVRPSYVLSGAAMTVIRSEEELEEKLVAAANVSPDHPVVITKFIEGAQEIDCDGVAHNGKLILHAVSEHVENAGVHSGDASLILPPVHLPQRTLDRVKDIAEKVAKAWKITGPFNMQIISAENPEKGEPDLKVIECNLRASRSFPFVSKVLGTNFIDTATRALLDKDVPEPKDLMAEKRDYLAVKVPQFAWTRLAGADPYLGVEMSSTGEMACFGKDLVEAYWTAMQSTMNFRLPQPGEGLLFGGDTATADLGRIVDYLNPLGYKLYAANQEVKEHLEQSSKDGSVSVQVIEFPKNNKQALREIFEKYDIRGCFNLAKRRASSMVDEDYVMRRNAVDFGVPLFMEPRTAVLFAQCMSEKLPKSEGIPAEVRRWSDFIGGKPL is encoded by the exons ATGGCGCTCAGCGGGAAGCTGGCGAGGGAGCTCTTCCAGAAGGCACAACACGCGGCGCCACGCATCGCCAGACGGACCTTCGTCTCGCAGCAACAGCAGACGACACGGTGCCTGCAGCATGAGACGACGAGCAAGCCGGTGCAGCGGCAGCAGCTGCGCCACTTCTCGCGTTCGTCGAAACACGCCGCCAGCCAGGCGGACGTTGCACCCAACGCGAAGGCCTACCTCGACTCCGGCGCCATTGCGGGCGGCCAGAACCTCGTCGACGTCGAGAAGGTCCTCGTCATTGGATCTGGCGGTCTCTCCATCGGCCAGGCCGGCGAGTTCGACTACTCCGGCTCGCAGGCACTCAAGGCGCTCAAGGAGGCTGGCATCAAGTCCGTCCTGATCAACCCCAACATCGCAACCATCCAGACTGCCCACGTGCTCGCCGATGAGGTCTACTACCTCCCCATCACCCCCGAATATGTCACCTACGTCATCGAGAAAGAGAGGCCCGACGGCATCTTCCTGTCCTTCGGTGGTCAGACCGCCCTCAACTTGGGCGTGCAGATGAACAAGATGGGCATCTTCGACCGCTACAACGTCAAGGTTCTGGGTACTAGCATCAGGACTCTGGAGACTTCCGAAGACCGAGACCTGTTCGCCAAGGCATTGAAAGAGATCGACATCCCTATCGCCGAGAGTATCGCTGTCTCTACGGTCGATGAGGCTCTGGACGCTGCGGACAAGGTCGGATACCCCATCATCGTCCGTGCTGCTTACGCTCTCGGTGGTCTTGGATCTGGATTCGCGGACAATGCTGAAGAGCTTCGCAACATGGCTGCCCGATCACTTACCCTGTCACCGCAAATTCTGGTTGAAAAGTCGCTCAAGGGCTGGAAAGAGGCTGAGTACGAAGTCGTGCGAGATGCTTCCGACAACTGCATTACTGTCTGCAACATGGAGAACTTCGACCCGCTTGGTGTGCATACTGGAGACAGTATCGTCGTCTCGCCTTCGCAAACGCTATCTGATGAGGAATACCACATGCTCCGAACCGCTGCCATCAAGATTGTCCGTCATCTTGGTGTGGTAGGAGAGTGCAACGTCCAATACGCCCTGCAGCCAGATGGTCTTGACTACAGAGTTATTGAGGTCAACGCCCGTCTGTCTCGTTCGTCTGCTCTTGCCTCCAAAGCTACTGGATACCCGCTTGCCTACACTGCTGCGAAGATCGGTCTTGGGCACACTCTGCCTGAACTGCCAAACGCTGTCACACGCACGACTACTGCCAACTTCGAGCCTTCGCTTGACTACATCGTTACCAAGATTCCTCGCTGGGATCTGGTCAAGTTCCAGAACGTCGACCGTCACATTGGCTCAGCCATGAAGTCGATTGGTGAAGTCATGGCTATCGGACGTACATTCGAGGAAAGTTTCCAAAAGGCAATCCGACAGGTCGACCCGCGATTCGATGGTCTTTGCGGCGACAAGTTCGATGACCTCGATGATGTGCTCAAGAACCCAACTGATCGCAGATGGTTGGCTGTCGGCCAGGCTATGCTTCACGAAGGCTACTCCGTGGAAAAGGTCAACGAGCTCAGCAAGATTGACAAGTGGTTCCTCTACAAGATTCAGAACATTGTCGACACTACCCACGAACTCGAGGACATAGGCTCGCTCTTCGGCGTCAAGAAGGAACTCATGCTCAAGGCCAAGAAGCAAGGTTTCAGTGACAGGCAGATCGCCCGTGCTGTTAACAGCTCTGAGGATGAAGTTCGTGCTCGTCGTAAGAACTTTGGCATTCGCCCTTGGGTCAAGAAGATCGACACGCTGGCTGCTGAATTTCCTGCTGACACCAACTACCTCTACACGACCTACAATGCCTCCAGCCACGATGTCAAGTTTGACGATCATGGTATCATTGTCCTTGGATCTGGTGTTTACCGTATTGGAAGCTCTGTCGAGTTCGATTGGTGCGCTGTCAATGCTACGCTTTCGCTCAAGGAGCTTGGCAAGAAGACGGCTATGATTAAC TATAATCCTGAGACCTATTCTACCGATTTTGACGTACCTGACCGCCTCTACTTCGAGGAGCTCAGCTACGAGCGCGTCATAGACATTTACGAGCTCGAGTCCGCCACTGGTGTCGTTGTCTCCGTCGGTGGTCAACTTCCACAGAACATCGCTCTCAAGCTCCAGGAGACTGGAAAGGCCAAGGTACTTGGTACTGACCCCAAGGACATCGACAAGGCCGAGGACCGACAAAAGTTCTCTGAGATCTTGGACTCCATCGGTGTTGACCAGCCAGCTTGGAAGGAACTTACCAGCGTGAAAGATGCCAAGGACTTTGCCGACTCTGTCAGCTACCCTGTCCTGGTTCGTCCATCATACGTTCTGTCTGGTGCTGCCATGACTGTCATTCGCTCAGAGGAGGAGCTCGAGGAGAAGCTTGTTGCTGCAGCGAACGTTAGCCCTGACCACCCGGTTGTCATCACCAAGTTCATCGAGGGCGCTCAGGAGATCGACTGCGACGGCGTTGCCCACAATGGCAAGCTCATTCTCCATGCTGTCTCTGAGCACGTCGAGAACGCTGGTGTCCACTCTGGTGATGCCTCTCTGATCCTTCCACCTGTCCACCTGCCACAGCGCACCCTCGACCGTGTCAAGGACATTGCCGAGAAGGTCGCTAAGGCCTGGAAGATCACTGGTCCCTTCAACATGCAGATCATCAGCGCTGAGAACCCCGAGAAGGGCGAGCCAGACCTCAAGGTCATCGAGTGCAACCTTCGTGCATCTCGATCGTTCCCATTTGTCAGCAAGGTTCTGGGCACTAACTTCATCGACACCGCCACTCGTGCTCTTCTCGACAAGGATGTTCCCGAGCCAAAGGACCTCATGGCAGAGAAGAGAGACTACCTCGCTGTCAAGGTTCCTCAGTTCGCCTGGACTCGTCTTGCTGGTGCTGACCCATACCTTGGTGTCGAGATGTCTTCCACTGGTGAGATGGCTTGCTTCGGTAAGGATCTTGTTGAGGCCTACTGGACTGCTATGCAGAGCACCATGAACTTCCGTCTTCCACAGCCAGGTGAGGGTCTCCTCTTCGGTGGTGACACCGCCACTGCCGACCTTGGCCGCATCGTCGACTACCTCAACCCACTGGGCTACAAGCTGTACGCAGCCAACCAGGAGGTCAAGGAACACCTTGAGCAGTCGTCCAAGGATGGCAGTGTCAGCGTCCAGGTCATTGAGTTCCCTAAGAACAACAAGCAGGCTCTGCGTGAAATCTTCGAGAAGTACGATATCCGTGGTTGCTTCAACCTTGCCAAGCGCAGGGCAAGCAGCATGGTTGATGAGGACTATGTCATGAGAAGGAACGCTGTCGACTTTGGTGTACCGCTCTTCATGGAGCCAAGG ACTGCCGTGCTCTTCGCCCAGTGCATGAGCGAGAAGCTGCCCAAGTCCGAAGGCATTCCGGCTGAAGTCCGCAGATGGTCTGACTTCATCGGTGGCAAGCCGCTCTAA